The proteins below are encoded in one region of Sphingobium yanoikuyae:
- a CDS encoding 2OG-Fe dioxygenase family protein, giving the protein MSDTDCLPTIDQALEQDGYARLAGADLLRQLDIGAADWAPFARSWDDLGPDLFMADGGRYRRRRHATFRCTAGQFIRQPHQPHYQSRDYNPLNGDVQRWFDPVEDATIALPVTQALLAFCAGHFDPASSGDWHVEMHQFRIEAKPGELGRPTPEGMHRDGVDRVFVMLVERRNVREGVTRIGAADGTPMGEFTLAQPGDAMLIDDHRIFHGVTEIHAVDPAQPAWRDALVITFVANN; this is encoded by the coding sequence ATGAGCGATACGGACTGCCTGCCCACCATCGACCAGGCGCTGGAACAGGATGGCTATGCCCGCCTGGCCGGCGCCGACCTGTTGCGCCAGCTGGATATCGGCGCGGCCGACTGGGCGCCTTTTGCCCGCAGTTGGGACGATCTTGGCCCCGACCTCTTCATGGCCGATGGCGGCCGTTATCGCCGCCGCCGCCACGCGACCTTTCGCTGCACGGCCGGTCAGTTCATCCGCCAGCCCCACCAGCCCCATTATCAGAGCCGCGACTATAACCCGCTGAACGGCGACGTGCAGCGCTGGTTCGATCCGGTCGAGGATGCCACGATCGCGCTGCCGGTGACGCAGGCGCTGCTCGCCTTCTGCGCCGGCCATTTCGATCCGGCGTCATCGGGCGACTGGCATGTCGAGATGCACCAGTTCCGGATCGAGGCGAAGCCGGGCGAGCTTGGCCGTCCTACGCCCGAGGGCATGCACCGCGACGGCGTCGACCGGGTCTTCGTGATGCTGGTCGAGCGCCGCAATGTGCGCGAGGGCGTCACCCGCATCGGCGCCGCCGACGGCACGCCGATGGGCGAATTCACCCTGGCCCAGCCGGGCGACGCGATGCTGATCGACGATCACCGCATCTTCCACGGCGTGACCGAAATCCACGCCGTCGACCCCGCCCAGCCCGCCTGGCGCGATGCGCTGGTGATTACCTTTGTAGCCAACAACTAA
- a CDS encoding SDR family NAD(P)-dependent oxidoreductase, translating to MDLQLSGKTALVTGSTAGIGFAIAKRLAEEGVEVVITGRNQAKLDAAAAELSQAGTIRPVLADPATAAGADALIAAVPDIDILVNNLGIYEAKDFTDITDADWHHLFEVNVVSGARLARHYFPKMLAKNWGRILFIASESGLLPPAEMIHYGMTKSAQLAISRGLAEHTRGTGVTVNSVLPGPTRSEGIVEFIRSVVENKDASEAEREAEFFTKLRPLSLIKRLIEADEVGAMTAYLASPLAAATNGAAVKVEGGMVPTIY from the coding sequence ATGGATCTTCAGCTTTCGGGCAAGACCGCCCTCGTCACCGGATCGACTGCCGGCATCGGCTTCGCCATCGCCAAGCGCCTGGCTGAGGAAGGGGTCGAGGTCGTCATCACCGGCCGCAACCAGGCCAAGCTGGACGCTGCCGCCGCCGAATTGTCGCAGGCCGGCACCATCCGCCCGGTCCTGGCCGATCCCGCCACCGCTGCGGGCGCCGACGCGCTGATCGCCGCCGTCCCGGACATCGACATCCTGGTCAATAATCTCGGCATCTACGAGGCCAAGGACTTCACCGACATCACGGACGCGGACTGGCATCATCTGTTCGAGGTCAATGTCGTGAGCGGCGCCCGCCTTGCCCGCCATTATTTCCCGAAGATGCTGGCCAAGAACTGGGGCCGCATCCTGTTCATCGCCAGCGAAAGCGGCCTACTGCCGCCGGCCGAGATGATCCATTATGGCATGACCAAGTCGGCCCAGCTCGCCATTTCGCGGGGCCTTGCCGAACATACGCGCGGCACCGGCGTCACCGTCAATTCGGTGCTGCCCGGCCCGACGCGCTCGGAAGGCATTGTCGAATTCATCCGCTCCGTGGTCGAGAATAAGGACGCGTCCGAAGCCGAGCGCGAGGCCGAATTCTTCACCAAGCTGCGCCCGCTCTCGCTGATCAAGCGGCTGATCGAAGCCGATGAGGTCGGCGCGATGACCGCCTATCTCGCCAGCCCGCTGGCCGCCGCCACCAATGGCGCGGCCGTCAAGGTCGAAGGCGGCATGGTGCCCACCATCTACTGA
- a CDS encoding OmpA family protein, producing MGLPSQANSFECITGPFIIFFDSDIAYVDEEARNILDRVSRLAATCGYGRTVIEGHADTRENPELGRKRAKVVRAYLAGHGIPEVDIDIKARGASRQRIATGANVAERQNRRVEISFHPIFAPLPAKARAKPQP from the coding sequence TTGGGGCTGCCCAGCCAGGCCAACAGCTTTGAATGTATCACCGGTCCCTTCATCATCTTCTTCGATTCCGACATCGCCTATGTGGACGAAGAGGCGCGCAATATTCTTGACCGGGTCAGTCGCCTTGCTGCGACTTGTGGCTATGGCCGAACCGTGATCGAAGGGCATGCCGACACGCGCGAAAATCCTGAGCTTGGGCGAAAGCGCGCAAAGGTGGTGCGGGCCTATTTGGCAGGGCACGGCATTCCGGAAGTTGACATCGATATCAAAGCCCGTGGAGCGTCACGTCAGCGCATAGCCACGGGCGCAAATGTCGCCGAACGTCAGAACCGACGGGTTGAAATCAGCTTTCACCCCATTTTTGCGCCGTTGCCGGCCAAGGCACGCGCGAAGCCACAGCCTTGA
- a CDS encoding LysR family transcriptional regulator, producing the protein MDNRFGDIETFLMVAGEGSLAAAAKALRLTPSAVSRSIARLEQRLGVTLLRRTTRALALTPEGVTYRDRMAVLLGDMMALEAGLGEDRTTPRGLLRINASPSFGIECLIPILPGFRDLYPAVTVDLTLSDTIVDLVEERADIAIRIGPLRDTSLRAKKLGHSAMVLVASPAYLARRGTPQTPDDLDDHDCLRFSFRRSIDGWPFRIGGKLVQRPVQGSFYGNSGEVVRQMAVAGGGIARHGHFHVASDIRAGRLVEVLADYNPGDGEDIHALYAAEDRTAARVRAFLDYLDGAMKMSG; encoded by the coding sequence ATGGATAATCGGTTCGGGGACATCGAAACCTTCCTGATGGTGGCGGGTGAAGGCAGTCTGGCGGCGGCGGCCAAGGCTTTGCGCCTGACGCCATCGGCGGTCAGCCGGTCGATCGCGCGGCTGGAACAAAGGCTGGGCGTCACCCTGCTGCGGCGGACGACGCGGGCGCTGGCGCTCACGCCGGAAGGCGTCACCTATCGCGACCGGATGGCGGTGCTGCTGGGCGACATGATGGCGCTGGAGGCGGGGCTGGGCGAGGATCGCACGACGCCGCGCGGGCTGCTGCGGATCAACGCGTCGCCCTCCTTCGGCATCGAATGCCTGATCCCGATCCTGCCCGGCTTCCGTGACCTGTATCCGGCGGTGACGGTGGACCTGACCCTGTCCGACACGATCGTCGATCTGGTCGAGGAGCGGGCCGACATCGCCATCCGCATCGGCCCGCTGCGCGACACCAGCCTGCGGGCGAAGAAGCTGGGCCATAGCGCCATGGTGCTGGTGGCGAGCCCGGCCTATCTCGCCCGGCGCGGCACGCCGCAGACGCCGGACGATCTGGACGATCATGATTGCCTGCGCTTCAGCTTCCGCCGCTCGATCGACGGCTGGCCGTTCCGCATCGGCGGAAAGTTGGTGCAGCGGCCGGTGCAGGGCAGCTTCTACGGCAATTCGGGCGAAGTGGTGCGGCAGATGGCGGTCGCCGGCGGCGGCATCGCCCGGCACGGCCATTTCCATGTCGCCAGCGACATCAGGGCGGGGCGCCTGGTCGAAGTGCTGGCCGACTATAATCCCGGCGACGGCGAGGATATTCACGCCCTCTACGCGGCAGAAGATCGCACCGCTGCGCGGGTGCGCGCTTTTCTCGACTATCTGGACGGGGCGATGAAGATGTCTGGCTGA